The Populus alba chromosome 6, ASM523922v2, whole genome shotgun sequence genomic interval ATAAAGAAAGACTGTCCTAGAAGGAAGGCATGGTTTGACAAGAAAGGTACACaacatttatttgtttgttccGAATTAAATCTTGTAGAAGTGCCTAGAAATACTTGGTGGCTTGATTCTGGTGCATCTACTCATGTATCTCATATTGAACAGGGATTCAGTACGATCCAGCCTTTAAAAGGAACTGAAAGTTATTTGTTCATGGGAAACAGGATGAAGGCACGGATAGTAGGCATTGGGACGTACAGATTGATCTTTGACACTAGTTGTTTTATAGTTCTTGAAAATTGTCTCTTTGTACCTGAATGTGCTAGAAATCTTGTTTCAGTAAGTAGGTTGGACGATTTAGGATTTGACTTTAAGATTGGACATGGTGTATTTTCTTTGTACCGAAAAGACTACTTTTATGGTAATGGTACTTTGGTTGATTCACTGTACAGGTTTAATCTCGATAAAAGTTTTTCTGAATCTTTGTTTAATGTTGAGAATCAAGGAATTAAACGTAGTGCATCAAACGAAAAATCAGCACTCTTGTGGCATAAAAGATTAGGTCACATATCTAAAGAAAGGATGACGAGgttaataaagaaagaattattACCTCCATTAGATTTTAGTGACTTAGATGTGTGTATAGAATGCATTAAaggaaagcaaaccaaacacatCACAAAGAAACCCGCCACAAGGAGTAGTCAACTTTTAGAATTGATACACACGGATATTTGTGGCCCATTCGATGCTCCGTCATGGagtggtgaaaaatactttatcaCTTTTATTGACGATTACTCACGTTATGGATACACTTATTTATTGCATGATAAAGCTGAGTCGGTGAATGTACTGAAATTATTCATTGATGAAGTGGAAAGACaattagaaaagaaagtgaaagtAGTGAGATCGGATAGAGGTGGTGAGTTTTACGGTAGATTCACAGAAAGTGGACAATGTCCAGGTCCATTTGCAAAACTTCTAGAAAGTAAAGGCATTTGTGCGCAATACACAATGCCGGGAACACCTCAGCAGAATGGTGTAGCTGAAAGGCGTAACCGTACATTAATGGAAATGGTTAGGAGTATGTTAAGTAATTGCAAACTTCCCATGTCATTGTGGATATACGCATTAAAGACTACGACGTATATATTAAACCGGGTTCCTAGTAAAGCGGTTCCAATGACACCATTTGAACTATTTAAAGGAAGGAAACCCAGTTTAAGACATTTACGTGTTTGGGGATGTCCAGCAGAAGTAAAGCCGTATAACTCACATGAAAAGAAATTAGACTCAAGGACGGTCAGTGGATATTTTATTGGCTATCCGGAAAAGTCTAAGGGATTTGTCTTTTACTGTCCTAGTCATAGTACGAGAATTGTTGAGACGGGTAATGCTAGGTTCATTGAAAATGGTGAAACTAGTGGGAGTTCAGAATCTAGGGGCATGAACATAAAAGAAATTCGGGTAGAAGATTCTTCAGGAAGAGTCACCGGCAAATTGCCTTACATCTGtttgaaacataattttaggtaatatatatatatatatatatatatatatattagaatccATTGAATAATCCTCAACAGTGCATGAAATCGCACAGCTTTTCCTGTCCCACGGAGAGATCACATCCATTACTTTTTAATTAGCAGCGATCATCTCAGGTGCGGGGTGCGGGGTCGTGCTTAGAGTCTGATATCGTAAACTGTGGCATGACCGATTGGGTGACCACCTGTAAATATGTCTCCTTACCAGTAGTCACCACCACAGCCTAATGATTCAAACATATCAAAGGAATCCCAGTAGGTTAGGAAAGGCTCATCTTCAAAGAAAAAGTTAGCATTGTTGTGTAGCAGCATTGGAGACTCTATGCAAGAGTTCATGCCCTGCGCATCTTGTTGTATCCATGCATCACTGATCACAGcacttctctcttctttctcgtGGTTCTTCCCTTCCAATTCTTCAGTGCTGCCTATTGGACTCGTGTTGCAAGCGGGCTGAGAATTGCTTAGTGAACGGATTCTCTTGCTTCTGCACTGCTTCTTGGTGTGGTTGTCGTTCTGATCAGGTTTGGAGTcgatggtttttctttttcttgaaggGCATCTCTTGTTTAAATGGGTATTCCAGTAGTTTTTCACATCGTTGTCCGTCCGACCAGGAAGTCGACCGGCTATAAGTGACCACCTACAGGTaacattgataaatttttagataacatCTTCTAATCTGCATTGATGAAGGTTTGCAATGAGGATAATGTAAGAATATTTCCCGTAGAGTGGCCGATGTATTAACGGTCCGATCATTAAAGTTCAAGTTCTTTGTAAAGTCTACGGATTCTAATACGTTAAAGCGAAACTGTGATGGATCGGTCTCAATAAACGAGTATTAGAATGGGTACGTTGAGACCCTCTCCTCTAACCATAAAATAACATACATTCTCATAAGGTtgtatacatacatatattgatggttttaaatatttatatgtgtataaaataaagttatggAATTAAAGCAATGTCTTTAATGTCATTTAATTAAAAGACACAAACCCTCCTTCCTATTGAGAGACACCCATTCGATGGGTATAAGAAAGGAAGGGGTAAGGAGTTTTgggtggttattttttttttgggttcattTGTGTCATAAAAGAATAACATaaagaaagagaacaaaagaaaagaaaaccgtAAAGGAAATCCCTCTCCATCAAAgggattgagaaaaaaagaaggtgtAGAGGAGAAGATCAACAAAGTGATTATAAAAGGATTCTATGCAGcaattcaagtgcaaaatgGATAACGGTAAGTTCTAAATTTTCCATTGTTCTAGATTAGAAGGTTTTCATCATCAATATAAAAGTCTTTTAAGATTAAATGGTCTATTGATTTGGGGATAGATTTCATAAATAGAAATCATTAAAGAAGTTATTTATAGATAACACCAAGAACTGACCGGTTGCCAAGAAGCTTATGCATTCTAATTATCATGTCTTCTTCCTCCTGGGACATCCCACCTCGTTTAATATTGGGTCTTAGATAATTCTTCCATCGTAATCTGCAACTCTTCCCACTTCTCATCAAACCTGCCAGTAAATAATTACGATACCGCATGCgacttcaatttttaaaaaatatcaatctagACTTTAGGTAGACTAAGGTATCAAAATAACTAGACCTTTACAATCTAATATGCAATAGATAGAGCTACGCACCTGATCTCTTAGACAAAGTTGACCAGTTGCCTTCACCATGAGTCTCTACATGTGTTTTCAGGATCAAGTCCTCCTCTGGTTTCCACAAACCTTTCTTGAATTCAGGCTCTGCTCCTTTGctttccatctctctctctctctctctctctctctctcgttgaaaaataattggtgGCAGAGAATTGTGAAGGAGAAAGGCTTATGTAGTAATTAGATTTAACAAGTGTGGATGTCATGTCACTATCTACCAGTAAGTTGCAAGCTCCCCACGTGCATAGACAAAAAACACAGTGACTTAACATTAGAATCCCAAAATGACACCAGGGCCATGTACATTTTGCTTCACTTTAGCTTTTCCTTCGCATTGCCACGCTGTAAAAATCAAAGCTAATCACAGTTCCACTTTCGCAATAAGAGTGGAAAGGACCCATTTAACCGGAAGCAGGAACTGGGAAGTGCAAGCATACGACACCTATGCCTCCTCCTCCttaatgtctttttttgtttttttgtgtgtagtAACGTCAAGATACCAAACAGTCGCATGTCATTATTTAGCTATTTCCGTGCGTCTTGAACATGGAACACTGATCCCTCTTAGGTTTAAAATTGAACTTGCTGTTTTCAAGAGAACCTCGTAATGGTTAAGACTTGAGATTTCGCTAGAGATCTTGCGGTTAAACCCAAGAGATTTAAAGAATGAGAGAGAGTCATGATCCCCTTTGTGTAGCTCATCATTCACGTGACATGATGttgaacaaataatatataataataaaaaaatcaccattCTAATCATAATGGTTACATAAGCTAATCTGTGCCCTAATCCCATTTCCATTCATGAAATCTCGGGATTAAAAAAGTAGATATTTCTAAACTAGCAAGCTAGATTTTGACGGGGTTGGTCAGAGAAACACCAGAGAGTTATGCACAAGAGAAAGAAATGCCAGGCACTATGAATTAACAACATCAAGCATGGCGACAGAAGTGTGAAGGCATGTGATGACAAGTGGCTAAGTTTCACCAAGAGCCTGTGCTTCTGCCACGTACAGGGCTAGTTTATGATTTGCAAAAGGACACATACCCAAAGAAAACATATTATCAAATCTCTCCCAATGTGAATTGGAGTTCACATCACTTGGAACTCGCGAAGGTGACGACATCCCTTTCCAATCAACACTCACCTTTCAATATATTAGGCTCTTTTAATTGTCATTTAGCTTCAAAAGCATGCTATTTTGTTACAGGACAGCTTCAAATTAATCCGCCAACTATTCATTAATTTAACCGTTATAATTTCTCAGTTAGCTCTCTAAATATatgatacaaatatatatatatatatatatatatatatatttcgagataaatttgaattgaagttttaaattaaatttcaaaatatttataatttataacacaTTGATTGATATAACcatctaaaaaaacttatttatttgaatagtaTCGACTTTGCATGAATAAGATTTGGTTAAATGATTGCtttaaattttactttaattttattttattttttttatttctgcaaCCGACTTAATCATTGTAGACAATAGAATATGTGTTCACGAGTTATTTTTATCCCGAACAATGTTACTttaccaaaataattaaaatcccaCTCTAACAATTTGATGATTCTCCTCatcttaatatttgttttctcttaaaatgAGTCCTCGCATGATTTTGTTCTCTAATGTGATATCCATGCTCTTTCTTCCATGTGTAAAGTCGTCTATCGGTCATTCTCAGCACTAAAAGTTGATTTATGGGCCCACAACCATCACATAAAATTGCCGTTTAGTCCATCCAATGCAACTCAAAAGGGAATTCAACCACTGGGggtgatgaagaaattaaaatgagaaagTTATGGTTAGATTAATTATtagacaataaaaaacattggtctttattttttatgacaaaCATGATCTAGGAagtattatgattttaaaaataagttttaaaagatatttttatttgtgtttttaagaaataaatttttaaaaatatatatttggttaaaattattgtgaaataaatttttatatataaaataagtaaaaagcaGGTCtgcatgaataaattaaaaattatactattttaacttctataaaactaaaattaaaaaaacacaattataaataaaacccttgaaaaatataaattatttgactAACTAAAAGAACACAAACTATCACATCACCGAAACAATGATtttcaaacaccaaaaaaaccATGACTAAATAATTCATGTGGAAGGAAAGTTATTGTCTTGTTGTAGACTTGCTTTTTTTAGTCATTTATCATCATCTAAAACCACCTCACGTCCCCTTCTGTCCCCTTAAAAAAGCTAGAAAACAAACA includes:
- the LOC118032580 gene encoding transcription factor WER, with the protein product MESKGAEPEFKKGLWKPEEDLILKTHVETHGEGNWSTLSKRSGLMRSGKSCRLRWKNYLRPNIKRGGMSQEEEDMIIRMHKLLGNRWSLIAGRLPGRTDNDVKNYWNTHLNKRCPSRKRKTIDSKPDQNDNHTKKQCRSKRIRSLSNSQPACNTSPIGSTEELEGKNHEKEERSAVISDAWIQQDAQGMNSCIESPMLLHNNANFFFEDEPFLTYWDSFDMFESLGCGGDYW